A window from Fibrobacter sp. UWB11 encodes these proteins:
- a CDS encoding acetyl-CoA carboxylase biotin carboxylase subunit family protein: protein MEQSNQQKKLLLLGGSHAEIPLIKAAQELGWYVITTGNNREGLGHPHADKTVFEDFSNKEAMLELARSEGVQAVCSGCNDFALLSTVYVCEKLGLPGHDSYATSLEIHHKDKYRALATRLGIPTPRTVVIRNTAEFEAAITGNNALSFPIIVKPVDLTGGKGIHRACTPEEAYEAYRDATSRTRQDHIVVEEFVEGTNHGFSAMLVKGKVAFAFADNEQYYINKYMVSGANSPSTSNGETLAKLRDYSERIARELNLVDGILHIQYIEQADGTPVIIEICRRSPGDLYIKFVKYSTGVDYPKFIVMAETGMDISSIVDVPTQGFWLRHCIMADCQAGDSSKCGATIKGIVRDVTFAPEIQGNIIEKFLWYKPGEIITDKLTYKAGIVFFKFNSLAEMQDKTARMVELAKIIVE from the coding sequence ATGGAGCAAAGCAATCAACAAAAGAAACTTTTGCTGTTAGGTGGCAGCCATGCCGAAATTCCGCTAATTAAAGCAGCTCAGGAACTCGGTTGGTATGTGATAACTACAGGCAACAACCGCGAAGGACTTGGCCACCCCCATGCCGACAAGACGGTATTTGAAGATTTTAGCAATAAAGAAGCTATGCTCGAACTCGCGCGGTCCGAAGGGGTACAAGCAGTTTGTTCTGGATGCAATGATTTTGCGTTACTTTCTACAGTCTACGTTTGCGAAAAGCTAGGATTACCAGGCCACGACAGTTACGCGACAAGCCTTGAAATTCACCACAAGGACAAATACCGCGCCTTGGCAACACGCCTTGGCATCCCGACGCCGCGCACAGTTGTTATCCGAAATACCGCCGAATTCGAAGCGGCCATTACAGGCAACAACGCCCTCTCCTTCCCCATCATCGTGAAGCCGGTCGATCTCACAGGAGGCAAAGGCATCCACCGCGCATGCACGCCCGAAGAAGCGTATGAAGCCTACCGCGACGCCACAAGCCGCACTCGGCAAGACCACATCGTGGTCGAAGAATTTGTCGAAGGCACAAACCACGGATTTTCCGCCATGCTCGTAAAAGGCAAAGTTGCATTCGCATTTGCCGACAACGAACAATACTATATCAACAAGTACATGGTCTCGGGCGCAAACTCGCCAAGCACATCTAACGGCGAAACTCTCGCAAAACTCCGCGATTACAGCGAGCGCATCGCCCGCGAACTCAACCTCGTCGATGGTATTTTGCACATACAGTACATCGAACAAGCTGACGGCACGCCTGTCATCATTGAAATTTGTCGCCGCTCGCCTGGCGACCTTTACATCAAATTCGTAAAGTACTCGACAGGTGTCGACTACCCGAAATTCATCGTGATGGCCGAAACCGGCATGGACATTTCCAGCATCGTTGATGTTCCGACACAAGGCTTTTGGCTACGCCACTGCATCATGGCAGATTGCCAAGCCGGCGACAGCTCGAAATGCGGAGCAACCATTAAAGGAATAGTTCGCGACGTCACTTTTGCACCAGAAATCCAAGGGAACATCATCGAAAAATTCTTGTGGTACAAGCCCGGCGAAATCATCACAGACAAGCTTACATACAAAGCAGGTATTGTATTCTTCAAGTTCAATTCGCTAGCCGAAATGCAAGACAAAACAGCAAGAATGGTCGAACTAGCGAAAATCATAGTAGAATAA
- the rffA gene encoding dTDP-4-amino-4,6-dideoxygalactose transaminase, which translates to MKIPFNQPPFVGPEIEYVRKAVESGRICGDGQFNQKCHAWLEQKTGAARALLTTSCTHALEMSALLCGIQPGDEVIMPSFTFVSTADAFAMRGAKCVFVDIRPDTMNIDEKKIEDAITEKTRAIVPVHYAGVACEMDTINAIARRHNLFVIEDAAQGMMSTYKGRSLGALGDFGCYSYHETKNYSMGEGGAILITDKKYADHAEIIREKGTNRVQFHRGEVDKYTWVELGSSYLPSELNAAYLYAELENAQKIYDNRMASWNAYRERLQPLEDAGDLQLPYIPAECTHNAHMFYLKVADLKTRTALIAHLVKNGILAVFHYVPLHNAPAGKRFGRFHGEDIYTTKESDRLLRLPMFYGLKPEDLEFVCSKVKEFFGK; encoded by the coding sequence ATGAAAATTCCATTTAATCAGCCACCATTTGTTGGCCCAGAAATTGAATATGTCCGTAAAGCCGTCGAAAGCGGCCGAATTTGCGGTGACGGGCAATTCAACCAGAAATGCCATGCTTGGCTAGAACAGAAAACTGGAGCCGCACGAGCACTGCTTACCACAAGTTGCACACACGCACTCGAAATGTCGGCACTTTTGTGCGGGATTCAGCCCGGCGACGAAGTCATTATGCCCTCGTTCACATTCGTCTCCACGGCAGATGCATTCGCCATGCGTGGCGCCAAATGCGTATTCGTAGACATCCGCCCTGACACGATGAACATCGACGAAAAGAAAATCGAAGACGCGATTACCGAAAAGACCCGCGCCATTGTTCCCGTGCATTACGCCGGTGTCGCCTGCGAAATGGATACAATCAACGCCATCGCCCGCCGCCACAATTTATTCGTCATCGAAGATGCCGCACAAGGCATGATGTCTACATACAAAGGACGTTCACTCGGAGCGCTCGGTGACTTTGGCTGCTACAGCTATCACGAGACCAAGAACTACAGCATGGGAGAAGGCGGAGCCATTCTCATTACCGATAAAAAATACGCCGACCATGCCGAAATCATCCGCGAGAAGGGCACGAACCGCGTGCAGTTCCACCGTGGCGAAGTCGACAAGTACACATGGGTAGAACTCGGTTCCAGCTATTTGCCTAGCGAACTGAACGCCGCCTACCTTTACGCGGAACTCGAAAACGCACAAAAGATTTACGACAACCGCATGGCAAGCTGGAACGCCTACCGTGAACGTTTGCAACCGCTCGAAGACGCAGGCGATTTGCAGCTGCCGTACATTCCGGCAGAATGCACGCACAACGCGCACATGTTCTACCTGAAGGTCGCAGACCTCAAAACACGCACCGCACTCATCGCGCACTTAGTCAAGAATGGAATCCTTGCTGTATTCCACTACGTGCCGCTGCATAACGCCCCAGCAGGCAAACGCTTTGGACGATTCCATGGCGAAGACATTTACACCACTAAAGAAAGCGACCGCCTTTTGCGCCTCCCCATGTTCTATGGTCTAAAACCCGAAGATCTCGAATTTGTATGCAGCAAGGTCAAGGAATTTTTCGGGAAGTAA
- a CDS encoding type IV pilin protein, with translation MKKQGFSLIELMVTIVIMGTIAAVAVPKLFGFMAKSKASEITVAAGTYIKMQEAYIHERTQGGTWFNIGYKSPAGNSTGKASTTNFEYDADQTVHNWTAAANVPLNDCEKGKKWFVNYKLNPPHDMKYWASTDDATNCLASLIPSFRRLSTTETPITKAGE, from the coding sequence ATGAAAAAGCAAGGATTTTCCCTTATTGAACTGATGGTTACAATCGTAATCATGGGCACCATCGCCGCGGTCGCCGTTCCAAAACTGTTCGGTTTTATGGCAAAATCAAAAGCCTCCGAAATCACCGTGGCCGCAGGGACTTACATCAAAATGCAAGAAGCCTACATCCATGAACGCACTCAAGGCGGGACCTGGTTCAACATCGGTTACAAATCCCCCGCGGGCAACTCCACCGGCAAGGCGAGCACCACGAATTTCGAATACGATGCAGACCAAACCGTGCATAACTGGACCGCAGCAGCAAACGTTCCATTGAACGACTGCGAAAAAGGCAAAAAGTGGTTCGTCAACTATAAATTGAACCCGCCACACGACATGAAATACTGGGCATCCACAGACGATGCAACCAACTGTCTCGCCTCCTTGATTCCGAGTTTCCGCAGATTGAGCACAACGGAAACACCAATCACAAAAGCCGGTGAATAA
- a CDS encoding DUF4314 domain-containing protein: protein MNLKIGDKIEILEMVGEPQYTGKVGVVDFIDDAGQVHGSWGGLAVQPERDKVRLLEG from the coding sequence ATGAATTTGAAAATCGGAGACAAGATTGAAATTCTCGAAATGGTAGGCGAACCCCAGTACACGGGAAAGGTCGGAGTCGTTGATTTTATTGACGACGCTGGTCAAGTGCATGGAAGCTGGGGAGGCTTGGCCGTCCAACCTGAACGCGACAAAGTTCGGCTGCTGGAGGGGTGA